A segment of the Bordetella flabilis genome:
AACTGGAATAAAGCGAGCAGTCGGGTGCAGGTCGGCCTGTTCGGCCAGCTCAACCTGGACTGGTGGAAGGTCGCGCGCGAACTGGAGATGCGCATCCTGACCGAGTTTATCGGCGACCTGGCCAAGCTCGGTCCCGAATTTGCCCAACCGGGTGTGCTGGGCGCGCACAACATTTTCAATCACTGCACGCGGGTGCCGCAGGAGACCTGGAAACTGTTGGCTGATGCCGGTGTAAACATTACGGTCAACCCGCGCTCGGACGCTTTGTTCGGTTTCGACGACGAAACCTTTGCCTACCAATTGGCAGTGGACCATGGCATGGCCCCTGCGTTGGGCATTGACCTCGATACTGCCTTCGGCAGCGACATGTTCGGTGAAATGCATGCACTGTTCGGACAGCAGCGCTCGGCAATGCGCTATCGGCGTTTCCGCGGCGAGGCTGGCACGCCCGCGCCAATCTCCGTCGAAGCGGTGCTGCAGGCAGCCACGGTGAATGGCGCCCGCGCCGCTGGCCTGGAAGGCCAGATCGGCACGCTGACGCCTGGTAAGCAGGCGGACATCATCATGGTTCGCACCAGCGGCGTGGCCGTCTTTCCCGTGACCAACGCTATCGGCACGATCGTCCAGGCGGTCGAACGCGCCGATGTGGACACCGTGATGGTAGCCGGCCAGCTGCGCAAGCGCGGTGGCCAGCTTATCGGCGTGGATGTGGCCAAGCTCGACGCAGAGGTGACTGCCTCGCGTGACTACCTGATCGAGGCAAGCGGTTATCGCACTGATCTTTTCAATGCCGCCGCGTAACGAACCCGGGCGGCCCGGCACGCCAGGGCCGCGTCCTTTTTATTTCAGTCATTGGAGGCTGTCATGCAAGCTCTCGCCATGAAGCAGGCGGCGCCGGCCGATACGGCACCTGCGCACCTGTCCCGGCCGGCACCGGGGATCATTGCCGCGTTGTTCTGTGGCTACCTGGCCGTCGGTCTGCCCCTGCCGGTCATTCCGCTGTTCATTCATGGCCATCTCGGATTCAGCAACGTCGTCGTCGGACTGGTGATTGGAATCCAGTTTCTGGCGACGGTGCTCACACGCGGCCATGCCGGACGGGTGACCGATCAGCAAGGAGGCAAGCGTTCGGCGCTGCAAGGCGCCGCGATTTCAGCGCTCGCCGGGCTGCTCTATCTGGGCGCTGCCATGCCCGGCCTGTCGCCAGG
Coding sequences within it:
- a CDS encoding amidohydrolase family protein translates to MTTRTAISRGNQAADWPLIFKEHSMTVDRTLFKSGTILTLDAKVPNLATGDVLVQDGRVAAVGPALQAEDALVIDATGHIVMPGLVDAHHHMWLGVMRRMMPNVDDLFAYIDVVAEKLGRHYRPLDMYLSTKLTAAASLDAGITTIIDACHSSRSPEHTDAALDALEDSGIRALHMVGAAMDKKASAAHLPGDLQRLAYNWNKASSRVQVGLFGQLNLDWWKVARELEMRILTEFIGDLAKLGPEFAQPGVLGAHNIFNHCTRVPQETWKLLADAGVNITVNPRSDALFGFDDETFAYQLAVDHGMAPALGIDLDTAFGSDMFGEMHALFGQQRSAMRYRRFRGEAGTPAPISVEAVLQAATVNGARAAGLEGQIGTLTPGKQADIIMVRTSGVAVFPVTNAIGTIVQAVERADVDTVMVAGQLRKRGGQLIGVDVAKLDAEVTASRDYLIEASGYRTDLFNAAA